Part of the Jatrophihabitans sp. GAS493 genome, TTCGCCAACGGCGGCAGCCTGGCCTACATCGTCCGGGTTCCGAACACCGAGCCCTCCGGCGAACCGGCGCGACTGGCCCTGCCGGCCGCTGACCGCGCCCTCGGCACGCCACTGCTTATCGAGAGTCTCGAGCCGGACGCCGACATCGCGATCGACATCGCCACCGTCGACGGCGGCGAGGACGCAGCCGATGGCCCGTCGCCCTTCACCCTGACCGTGCTCCTGGACGGGCTCCCGGTCGAGACGTTCGAGAGCGTCGACTTCAACACCGGCGACCGCAACGTGAAGACGGTCGTGAACAAGACCTCGACCAAGGTCAAGGTGGATGTGGCCCTGGAGAAGCACGTCGACCTGGCCAGCCAGCTCGAGGTCCTGAAGCCCGGCCGATACGTGCTGGAGAAGGCGGCCGCGGTACCGGTCCCCGTAACCGGCCGCAAGTTCGCCGGCTCCGAGTCAGCCCGCGTCGGTATCAACGGCCTCGCCGTGGCCGACGACGTCACGATGGTGGTGATCCCCGACCTGGTGACCGCCGCTACCAAGGCCGACGGCAGCATCGACCTCAACCTCTGGAAGGCCGTACAGACGTCATTGATCTCGCACTGCGAGCAGAACGGCAACCGGATGGCCGTGCTGGATGCCCCACCCGGCATGAACACGCAGCAGATCAAGGAATGGCGCAGCGACGTGGCCATGTACGACTCGGCCTTCGCCGCGCTGTACTACCCCTGGATCAAGGTGGAGAACCCGATCGGGGTCAACGGCAACTCGGAGATCTTCGTGCCTCCGTCGGGGCATGTGGCCGGCGTCTGGGCCCGCACCGATGAGACGCGTGGCGTCTGGAAGGCCCCGGCCAATGACACGATCCGCGGCGTGCTCGACATCGAGCGCGACATTACGCAGAACGAGCAGGGTCTGCTGAACCCGATCGGCATCAACTGCATCCGCCCGTTCGGCACTCGCGGCATCCGCATCTGGGGCGCCCGCACCCTGGCCTCGGACTCCGACTGGCGCTACATCAACGTGCGTCGCCTCTTCAACATGGTCGAGTCGACGATCCTCGAGGGGACCCAGTGGGCCGTCTTCGAGCCGAACGATGTTGCTCTGTGGGAGGGCGTCAAGCGCACCCTCGACGGATTCCTGCGCGGCCTCTGGTCAGCCGGCGCGCTCTTCGGCACGACGGCGGCTCAGGCCTACTACGTCAAGTGTGACGCCGAGACCAACCCGCCAGAGTCGATCGACGAGGGCAAGCTCGTGGTCGAGGTCGGCATCGCACCGGTGAAGCCGGCCGAGTTCGTGATCTTCCGGATCAGCCAGCAGAAGCAGATCGCCAGCTAACCCCTCGCATTTCCCTCGTCATTCTTAGAACTTGGAGTAGGCAATGCCCAACGACCTGATCAATACCGACCCGATCGTCGCCCAGAACTTCTTCCTCGCGATCGACGGCGAGCAGCTGCTGCTGTCTGGCGTCTCGGGCCTCGACCTGGAACTGGACGTCGTGACGATCCAGCAGAACGGCCCGAGCGGCAAGAAGCAAGCCATCAAGACCCTCGGCAACTCGCTCAAGGTGCCGGATATCAGCATGACCCGGATGGCCCCGATGGACGCGATGAACGACCCGATCTGGAAGTGGTTCCACGCGGTCCGCGACGAAGGCTTCTCCGGGACCAAGCGCGAAGGTTCCCGTAAGAACGGATCGATCGTGCTCTATGACACCGCCTTCACCGAGATCGGCCGCTTCAACTTCTTCAACGGCTGGCCGAGCAAGATCTCGACCGATGGCTTGAGCACCGACTCGAACGATCCGGTCAAGGAGACCGTCACCCTGATCATCGAGAGGCTGGAGCGGATCAAGTAGTTCCAGTTCCGACTTATCTCTCGTGATTGACCCGCTCTGATTGGACGACCGCAGTGACCGAGCCGACGCTCCGGACCCGTTACGACTTCACCCTGCCGAGGGGCTACGTCGACCACAACGGACGGCTGCAGAAGACCGGCACGATGCGGCTGGCGACGGCCCGCGACGAGCTCGAACCACTGCGCGACCCCTCGGTCTCCGGCCCGGACGACCCGCGACTGACCATCGTGGTGCTGGCCCGGGTAGTGGAGAAGCTCGGTGATCTCGAGCTCGTCACCACGCACGAGATCGAGGGGCTCTTCGCGGTCGACCTGGCCTTCTTGCAGGACTTCTACGGGGTTATCAACTTCGGTACCCAGGAGGAGTTCGAGGCTCTGCTGTCGGCCCAGCAGGGGACCGCGCTGCTGGGCTCCGCCCGTTCAGCTCCACCCGCCGCCCCCACCACGGCTGCGGCCGGCGGCGGGGGCGCGGCCGGCGACGGGGGTGTGACCGACGAGGACGGCGCTGCGCTGCCCGAGACGACTGGCCGCTCGCTGCGATCTGCGGTCGAGGAGCTTCCTCGCCGGGCTCTGTGAGATCGGGCAGCCGCGATGATGCGCTACCCGACGGACGCCCTCTGGCAGGAGATCGCCTTCCTGGCCTACCACCTGCACTGGCCGATGAATGACCTCCTCGACCTGGAGCACATGGACCGGGTCCGGATGGTGCGGGCCGTCGTCGCCTTCAATGAGCGGGCCTGGCAGTCGGTGCGTGAGTATGCGCAGTAGGCCGACAACTGAAGGCCGTTCACGGAAAGGGGTGCGCTGACGATGGCCTCGATAGATCCGCTCGGCGGCGAACCACCCACCGCGTCACGCTTCCTCTTCGAGGTGGACGGGGTCGAGATCGGCGTCTTCCGCGAGGTGACCGGCCTACAGGTGACCGTGGCTGTTCAGGAGTTCACCGAAGGTGGGCAGAACGGGTACGTCCACAAGTTGCCGGGGCGGATGAGCTGGCCGCACCTGGTCTTCCGACGCGGCGTGACCGCGAGCGACGCCCTCTTCAACTGGCTGGAGAAGTCCTCGGGCGAAGGCTTCGCCGGCAACCAGAGCAAGCTGGTCAAGGCCACCGGCGCGGTCACCGCGATCGACGCCAGTGGGGCCCGTCTGCGCGCCTGGAACTTCGCCGACGTCTTCCCGGTGCGCTGGAAGGGACCGGACTTCGAATCCGGCAGCAACGCCCCGCTGGAAGAGGAACTCGAAGTCGCCCACCATGGCTTCACGTCCCAGACTCAGCCCGCGGGCTCCGGATGAGCGAGCTGGATACCGAGGCGTCGCCGGACGCTGAGTCAGGCGGTATGGGATCAGCCAGCGGGGCCGAGGAGCCTGCATCGTTCGGCGAGAGGCTGACGCAGCGGCTGCGTCGACCCGGTCCGCCGATCGGGCGGCTGCGGGCATCCGGAATCGGCAGTGTCGCCCTGGCGTCGACCCGCTTCGCCACGGCGACCGGCCGCCCGGTTCCGCTGCGCCGTTTGCTGGCCGGTCCGGGCGAACTGCCGGTGCGGCGCTTCGCGGATGCCGGTGTTCGTCCGCCGCGCTGGTGGACCCCGACCGAGGCCGCGGACCCCGAGCGCGACGCACGCACCGATGCCGAGACTCCGGCGACGGCCGGACGGCTCCTCCCGAGCGAGCTGCCCAGCCGCGCGCTGCCGCGGGCCGCCCGACAGGTCCCCAACGAGCAGACCTGGACACCGGGCGGCATCGCCGAGAACCTTGTGGCCACTGTGGCCAAGGTTCGCCGCCTCGAAGAGGTGTCGGCCGCCGGTCCGATGGGGACCGGCGCTCGCGCACGGCTCATGGCGCCGAAACCGTCACCACCACCGCAGCCACCGCCGTCACCGCCGTCACCGCGGTCCTCCGCCACGCCGCCGCCATCCCCACCGCCGTCACCGCCATCCCCACCGCCGTCACCGCGGTCCTCCGCCACGCCGACACCGCCCACACCGAGCCAGCCGAGGCAGTCGTCCTCACCACCGCCGCCCGGCCCGGCGCCCGCAGCTCACTCCACCGCCGCGGCCCCGACCTCCGCCCCGACCTCAGGTTCAGCTGAACCGCGTTCGGCGCCAGCGATCGGTTCAGCTGAACCGATCACCGTGGTCCGGTCAGCGTTGTCACCCAGTACAGCACCGCCACCCGGTTCGTCACCGCCGAGTTCGCCAGCCGCGTCATCGCCAGCCTCGCCGTTGCCAGCCTCGCGGTCGGGCGGTTCCGCTTCGCCGCCTCCGACCGCGTCATCCGTCACGACCGCCGCGTCGCCGAGCGGCACCGCGACAGCCCAGCCACCGATCGCCCGATTGGCCGTGCCCTCCTCACCGTCGGCATCCTCATCGGCAATCGCCTCACCGTCGGGGTCCGCATCGTCGGCGATACCGGCGTCCGGGCCATATGCCTTCCAACGCACGGCGACCCTGGGACGCTTCGCCTCGGTGCGGCGCTCGGCCGCGACCTCGGCGGGCGAGGCGCCACACTCCGCAACGGGGAATGGCGGCTCTGGCGTGGCGGTGGCCGCCCGGCCGTCTGCCTACCTCTCCGCGAGCGCCTCCGGATCGGCGATCAGTCAGCACGAGCTGCGCCGGAGCTGGGCACCGCAGCCTGGCTCCCCTAGTTTTGCCGGACGTTCAAGCGCCGGAGACGCCAGCCAGCCGCGAGCGAGCGACCCGGCGCGGACGCTGCGTCGCGCGCCCGGTGGGCTGCCGGAGGCTCTCACCGCCGCGACCATCAGTTCCGCCGTCGGCGTCGCCCCGACCCCGCGGATCGCCCCGACCCCGACCCCGGATTCGGTTGATGGCACGGCGCCCAACCCGGCCGCGGCCCGACCCACACTCCGATCGCTCCCGGCCGGCTCCGGGCTCGACCCCGGCGCACCGGCCCGCGCGGCCATTGCCTCCGATGCCGTAACAGCTCAGAGTCAGGCGGCTCAGAGTCAGGCCGCTCAGAGTCAGGCGCAGCCGCCGGGCCCGGCCGCCACGGCCGTGACCGCGCAGCCTCAGCCGAACCCGCTGCCGACGGTCATCGGTCGCTACTCGCTGCCCGGCACGTTCGTCCGGCGCGGCACTGGCTCGGCCAACTCGACCGGGTTCATGGTCGATCGCAGCATCCGCCGCTCCGTTGCGATTGGCGGGCCGATATCCCCGGCAACCTCAATCGCCGGCCAGCCGGTCTCGCCCGGAGGCCGCGCCGTCGGCAGCTCTGGTGGGAGCCCCGTCGTCGGCACCGGCCCGAACCCGGCGACGCCGACGGCCGTGCCACCGGCAGGTTCGCTCGCGCGCCCACCGTCGTCGGCACCGGCGACCGATCCACCCTCCGCGGCCACACCGACGTCGGCACCAACGCTGACCGCAGAGCCGGCCCCGACGGCAGCGGAGCGTTCGGCCACCGGCGACGGCCCGGACGGCCGGCGCCCAACCGCTCAGCGGCGGGGTTCACCCCTAGCCCCCGCCTCCGCCCCCGCCTCCGCCTCCGCCTCCGCGAGGCTGCTGCCCCAGTCGCGCACGCTGGTCACCGGCAGCGCCGCACCGGTGCCCTTCACCCCGGGGCTGGCGATCCACCGCCTACCGCTGTCGGCCATCGTTCCCCCGCACCCGAACGCCCCGGCTCCGGCCGGGCGACCCACTCCGCCAACTCGGCCGCAGAGCGGAGCCGACGGGGCATCCAGCGACCCCGTCCCATCGGGCACCCGTGCGCAGCCGACCACGGCGCCCACCGCTCCGGACCGGGCGATACCTGCGGGGAGCGTGGCGATCCGTCGCTCGCGAACGCCAACGCCAACGCCGCCGCCGCCGGCGGCCGGCCAGACAGCGACATCGACATCGACAGCGAGCGGGGAGCTGATGGTCGGCGGGCGACCGCGGCTGGAGTCCGCCTTCGCTGCTCCCGACGTCATCCGTCCGAGCGCGCTGCCGAACGCCACGCCCGCCGGGATCGGCCGGGCGCCAGTTCCACTGACCACCCCGAGGACGACGGGGGCCCGAACGACAGAAGTCGAACCGACCGCCAGCAGCGCAACAACAGCCAGTCCGCGCCCGGCGAGCGCGACCATCACCCGACGATCGGCCGTCTCCACCAGCCGCGTCCCGTCCGCCCTCCCGGCCACTTCACCGAGCCCACTGCGGCGGATCGCCGCAGCCGGGAACCCCAGCGCCGCCGGCTACACGATGGCCCCACCCCGCATCAGCGTCCGCCCACCATTACCGCCCGCCGCCAGCGCCGCGCCGCCCATTCCCGATTCAGCGCGCCGCCCGGAGAGCGCATCCGCGCCGGCCGCCGGTCCAGCGACCAGCGGTTCAGCGACCGCCGGCGCCGGCCACCGGGACGCCGGCCGGCCGTCGCTGCTGGAGTCCACCGCCAGCCTCTTCCAGGGCGGCGGAGCCTCCGGGGCCGATGCCCTCACTTCTTTCCTGCGCCGCTCCACCGGGTCAGCAGCGACGCCCCCAGCCCGACCGGCATCCCCCATCGCTCGAAGCAGCGGGCCGGCTCAGCCCAGATCAGGAGGCGGTCCAATGGAGAGCGCAGAACCGATCCGTCGATTCCGGGACGGCTCGTTCGGACAGTCGGTGATACCCGAGAGCCGCCTCACCTCGGAGGACCTGGACGACCTGGCCGACCTGGTCGTCGACCGCATCGAGCGCCGGGTCATCGCCGAACTCGAGCGGCGGGGCCAGTACCGAATCCCGGGGGCCTACTGATGGGTGCCTTGGAGAAGGCATTCCTGGAGATCGAGGGGGGTGAACGGGTGCCCTGCC contains:
- a CDS encoding DUF6760 family protein, with protein sequence MMRYPTDALWQEIAFLAYHLHWPMNDLLDLEHMDRVRMVRAVVAFNERAWQSVREYAQ
- a CDS encoding phage tail protein, which produces MASIDPLGGEPPTASRFLFEVDGVEIGVFREVTGLQVTVAVQEFTEGGQNGYVHKLPGRMSWPHLVFRRGVTASDALFNWLEKSSGEGFAGNQSKLVKATGAVTAIDASGARLRAWNFADVFPVRWKGPDFESGSNAPLEEELEVAHHGFTSQTQPAGSG
- a CDS encoding phage tail protein, with product MPNDLINTDPIVAQNFFLAIDGEQLLLSGVSGLDLELDVVTIQQNGPSGKKQAIKTLGNSLKVPDISMTRMAPMDAMNDPIWKWFHAVRDEGFSGTKREGSRKNGSIVLYDTAFTEIGRFNFFNGWPSKISTDGLSTDSNDPVKETVTLIIERLERIK
- a CDS encoding phage tail sheath subtilisin-like domain-containing protein, whose protein sequence is MPTYTAPGVYVEEVPSSQKVLSAAPTAVAAFVGFTEKAPSDDPRDPLGLAPRLVTSWSQFEALYGSFAEGCVLPLSVYGYFANGGSLAYIVRVPNTEPSGEPARLALPAADRALGTPLLIESLEPDADIAIDIATVDGGEDAADGPSPFTLTVLLDGLPVETFESVDFNTGDRNVKTVVNKTSTKVKVDVALEKHVDLASQLEVLKPGRYVLEKAAAVPVPVTGRKFAGSESARVGINGLAVADDVTMVVIPDLVTAATKADGSIDLNLWKAVQTSLISHCEQNGNRMAVLDAPPGMNTQQIKEWRSDVAMYDSAFAALYYPWIKVENPIGVNGNSEIFVPPSGHVAGVWARTDETRGVWKAPANDTIRGVLDIERDITQNEQGLLNPIGINCIRPFGTRGIRIWGARTLASDSDWRYINVRRLFNMVESTILEGTQWAVFEPNDVALWEGVKRTLDGFLRGLWSAGALFGTTAAQAYYVKCDAETNPPESIDEGKLVVEVGIAPVKPAEFVIFRISQQKQIAS